The following are encoded in a window of Panicum virgatum strain AP13 chromosome 5N, P.virgatum_v5, whole genome shotgun sequence genomic DNA:
- the LOC120674524 gene encoding extensin-like yields MASHGPKPRPAPPAPKHTDHRNRRRHAPTTGAAVPSVPAAATVAASQRRPPPTTHTHAHPSRGHRIRPRQRRIRGQPPQPSQRDATPLASKLTSATGREPPRLHAHPAAAQSPDPAGAMPDPQPPGHAATGRRPRR; encoded by the coding sequence ATGGCCAGCCACGGCCCGAAGCCACGACCAGCACCCCCTGCGCCCAAACACACCGACCACCGCAACCGCCGCCGACATGCGCCGACAACCGGCGCCGCGGTGCCGTCCGTGCCGGCCGCTGCCACCGTCGCCGCATCCCAGCGCCGGCCCCCGCCCACCACGCACACCCACGCGCACCCATCGCGCGGCCACCGGATCCGGCCGAGGCAACGCCGGATCCGTGGCCAGCCACCGCAGCCGTCGCAGAGGGACGCCACGCCGCTGGCGAGCAAGCTCACCTCCGCCACCGGCCGAGAGCCCCCGCGGCTCCACGCGCACCCCGCGGCCGCGCAGTCACCGGATCCGGCAGGCGCCATGCCGGATCCGCAGCCGCCGGGCCACGCCGCCACGggccggcgcccccgccggtGA
- the LOC120675539 gene encoding LOB domain-containing protein 42-like — protein sequence MRMSCNGCRVLRKGCSDNCAIRPCLQWIRNPDSQGNATVFLAKFYGRAGLINLINAGPENVRPAIFRSLLYEACGRMLNPVYGSVGLLWSGNWQLCQSAVESVLRGMPIAQPPPATTAVPPLRTCDIRHVARRQAADQGTVAAAALHRMANSSRGQFKRSGAHRSAAAGCDSAIELVFSQPSAAMLADVRQARPLNWAPRQPSQEYSAGSHDAVPETHSNAASVDTVEVSHVSQSEPEPPRESDERADGLDLTLGLSPTTHNTEPSDFDDEQPCHRGEPVKLGLAMADSRAR from the exons ATGCGGATGAGCTGCAACGGCTGCCGCGTGCTGCGCAAGGGGTGCAGCGACAACTGCGCCATCCGGCCGTGCCTGCAGTGGATCCGCAACCCCGACTCGCAGGGCAACGCCACCGTCTTCCTCGCCAAGTTCTACGGCCGCGCCGGCCTCATCAACCTCATCAACGCCGGCCCCGAGAACGTCCGACCCG CAATATTCCGGTCTCTGCTGTACGAGGCCTGCGGCCGCATGCTCAACCCGGTCTACGGCTCCGTCGGCCTGCTCTGGTCCGGGAACTGGCAGCTCTGCCAGTCCGCCGTCGAGTCGGTCCTCCGCGGCATGCCCatcgcgcagccgccgcccgccaccacgGCCGTCCCGCCTCTCCGGACGTGCGACATCCGCCACGTCGCCAGGAGACAAGCAGCTGACCAAGGCACCgtggctgccgccgccctccaccggaTGGCCAACAGCTCCCGCGGGCAATTCAAACGGTCTGGCGCCCACAGGTCGGCAGCAGCAGGTTGCGACTCCGCCATCGAGCTCGTCTTCTCCCAGCCGTCGGCCGCCATGCTGGCCGACGTCCGGCAGGCGCGGCCGCTGAACTGGGCGCCGCGCCAGCCCAGCCAGGAGTACTCTGCTGGGAGCCATGACGCCGTTCCGGAGACCCATAGCAACGCCGCCTCAGTGGACACCGTCGAAGTCTCTCATGTCAGTCAGTCCGAACCGGAGCCACCAAGAGAAAGCGATGAGCGTGCGGATGGCCTGGATCTCACGCTAGGCCTATCGCCGACGACGCACAACACAGAGCCGTCAGACTTTGACGACGAACAGCCTTGTCACAGAGGCGAGCCGGTGAAGCTCGGCTTGGCGATGGCAGATTCAAGAGCTAGATAA